One window from the genome of Phycisphaerales bacterium encodes:
- a CDS encoding peptide ABC transporter substrate-binding protein: MLKILAPVILLVLVVAATLVTDRPMPRADFAFVNRGDVNTLDLQKMSWMQDLRVARILFEGLVANDVFTHDYAIIPATADRWELSDDGLEYTFHIREDALWSNGEPVKAGDFVYSWRRAILPDTAADYTKLFQLIEGATEFADWRQDQLDAFSESPLTGEERRLEAEALWEEAKAKFDEMVALEAIDDRTLRVNLKLPTPYFLDLLAFAVFYPVYPPLVRQYESVDAQTGLIQAKTGWTKPPELVSNGPFMLTSWRFKRDMRFEQNPHYWNRDSLNLETISTPSINDPNAAVLAYTSGVVDWVSDVTPAYRADMLADKMAFYQENIEQYEELKAQGYDMFEIDRRLPDDPRKDIHAVPAFGTYWYNFNCLPTLPDGRRNPFSDARVRRAFAMTIDKQSIVQDVQRLGNPVARTIIPKGSIGGYTSPEGLPCISDATTEEEKQAIVAEARQLLRDAGYATPADVPTIEILFNKDGGHDLIAQVVQKNWQEYLGVSVRLAQKEIKVFRDDLKKQRYMVSRAGWYGDYGDPTTFLDINRIDDGNNDRKYHNPRYEALLDEAAVELDPEKRMALLSEAERISMDEDLPMVPLFHYMTVYLFDPDTLSGLNPHPRTEQNVYLFDVLGDGKGTDDVRTMPLLPPLSPTAGLDPRGVETAILDRDDLFALRTKPSDEN, translated from the coding sequence ATGCTGAAGATCCTTGCGCCCGTGATCCTGCTGGTGCTCGTGGTGGCGGCCACGCTGGTGACCGACCGGCCGATGCCGCGGGCCGACTTTGCGTTCGTCAACCGCGGCGACGTCAACACGCTCGACCTGCAGAAGATGAGTTGGATGCAGGACCTGCGGGTGGCCCGCATCCTCTTCGAGGGGCTGGTGGCCAACGACGTCTTCACGCACGACTACGCCATCATCCCAGCGACCGCCGACCGGTGGGAGCTGAGCGACGACGGGCTGGAGTACACCTTCCACATCCGCGAAGACGCCCTGTGGAGCAACGGTGAGCCGGTAAAGGCCGGCGACTTCGTGTATAGCTGGCGGCGGGCGATCCTTCCCGATACGGCGGCGGACTACACGAAGCTGTTCCAGCTCATCGAGGGAGCGACCGAGTTTGCCGACTGGCGGCAGGACCAGCTCGACGCGTTCAGCGAGAGCCCGTTGACGGGGGAGGAGCGCCGGCTGGAAGCCGAGGCGTTGTGGGAAGAGGCCAAGGCCAAGTTCGATGAGATGGTGGCGCTCGAGGCAATCGACGACCGGACGCTTCGGGTGAACCTGAAGCTACCGACGCCCTACTTCCTCGATCTGCTGGCGTTCGCGGTGTTCTACCCGGTGTATCCGCCGCTGGTGCGGCAGTACGAGAGCGTGGATGCGCAGACCGGGCTGATCCAGGCCAAGACGGGCTGGACGAAGCCGCCTGAGCTGGTGAGCAACGGGCCGTTCATGCTGACGAGCTGGCGATTCAAGCGGGACATGCGCTTCGAGCAGAACCCCCACTATTGGAACCGCGACTCGCTGAACCTCGAGACGATTAGCACGCCCTCGATCAACGATCCGAACGCCGCCGTGCTGGCGTACACGTCGGGCGTGGTCGACTGGGTGAGCGACGTGACGCCGGCGTACCGGGCCGACATGCTGGCCGACAAGATGGCGTTCTACCAGGAGAACATCGAGCAGTACGAGGAGCTCAAGGCCCAGGGCTACGACATGTTCGAGATCGATCGGCGGCTGCCCGACGATCCCCGCAAGGACATCCACGCCGTTCCAGCGTTCGGCACGTACTGGTACAACTTCAACTGCCTACCCACGCTGCCGGACGGCCGGCGCAATCCATTCTCCGACGCGCGTGTGCGGCGGGCGTTTGCGATGACCATCGACAAGCAGAGCATCGTGCAGGACGTGCAGCGGCTGGGCAATCCGGTGGCGCGGACGATCATTCCCAAGGGTTCGATCGGCGGCTATACGAGCCCCGAAGGTCTCCCGTGCATCAGCGATGCCACGACCGAGGAAGAGAAGCAGGCGATCGTGGCCGAAGCGCGTCAGTTGCTGCGGGACGCGGGCTACGCAACGCCGGCCGACGTACCGACGATCGAGATCCTGTTCAACAAGGACGGCGGGCACGACCTGATCGCCCAGGTCGTGCAGAAGAACTGGCAGGAGTACCTGGGCGTCAGCGTCCGACTGGCCCAGAAGGAGATCAAGGTCTTCCGCGATGATCTCAAGAAGCAGCGATACATGGTCAGCCGGGCGGGCTGGTACGGCGACTACGGCGACCCCACGACGTTCCTCGACATCAATCGCATCGACGACGGCAACAACGACCGCAAGTACCACAACCCTCGTTACGAGGCGCTGCTGGATGAAGCGGCCGTCGAGCTCGACCCCGAGAAGCGGATGGCCTTGCTCAGCGAGGCCGAGCGGATCTCGATGGACGAAGACCTGCCGATGGTCCCGCTGTTCCATTACATGACGGTCTACTTGTTCGACCCCGACACGCTGAGCGGACTCAACCCACACCCGCGGACCGAGCAGAACGTCTACCTGTTCGACGTGCTGGGCGACGGCAAGGGCACGGACGACGTGCGAACGATGCCGCTGCTGCCGCCCCTCTCTCCGACTGCGGGGCTCGACCCGCGGGGCGTCGAGACGGCGATCCTGGATCGTGACGACCTGTTCGCGCTGCGGACGAAGCCCTCGGACGAGAACTGA
- a CDS encoding ABC transporter permease, with protein MLGLIIRRLVQLPIIVLVIYTLTLALAWAIPGNPLENPEGRQPKPEVIEAMKRQYNLDSFPNFYWSYLANATGVKYAADTLSGELARERERAAAEGQAPPRRYVFDFGPSLQYEDWTVNEIVRDSLPVSITLGAIAILIALGVGVVAGIAGAVKPNSLVDLGTLMVALIGISLPSFVIGTVLLLIFPVWLGIGEVGSSAGPLDMLLPAVTLSLPFAAYIARLTRMGMIDALSTDYVRTARAKGVSERVVLLRHALKNAFLPVLSYLGPAAALAMTGSFIVERVFNVPGMGQHFVNGVQNKDLFLIIGVVLVFATMLVLFNLAVDVLYRWVDPRIA; from the coding sequence ATGCTTGGACTGATCATCCGACGGCTGGTGCAGCTTCCGATCATCGTGCTGGTGATCTACACGCTGACGCTTGCGCTTGCTTGGGCGATACCGGGGAATCCGCTGGAGAACCCCGAGGGCCGCCAGCCCAAGCCCGAGGTCATCGAGGCGATGAAGCGCCAGTACAACCTCGACAGCTTCCCGAACTTCTATTGGTCCTACTTGGCGAACGCGACGGGCGTGAAGTACGCGGCCGATACCCTGAGCGGCGAACTTGCCCGCGAGCGTGAGCGGGCGGCGGCGGAGGGTCAGGCGCCGCCGCGGCGGTACGTATTCGACTTCGGGCCGAGCCTGCAGTACGAGGACTGGACGGTCAACGAGATCGTGCGCGACTCGCTGCCGGTGTCAATTACGCTGGGTGCGATCGCGATCCTGATCGCACTGGGCGTCGGCGTTGTTGCTGGCATCGCGGGTGCCGTGAAGCCCAATTCGTTGGTCGACCTCGGCACGCTGATGGTGGCGTTGATCGGTATCAGCCTGCCGAGCTTCGTGATCGGAACGGTCCTGCTGCTGATCTTCCCGGTCTGGCTGGGGATCGGCGAGGTAGGGTCGAGCGCCGGCCCGTTGGACATGCTGCTGCCGGCGGTCACGCTGAGCCTGCCGTTTGCGGCGTATATCGCCCGCCTGACGCGGATGGGCATGATCGACGCGCTCTCGACCGACTACGTGCGCACGGCCCGGGCCAAGGGCGTGAGCGAGCGCGTCGTGCTGCTGCGGCACGCGCTCAAGAACGCGTTCCTGCCGGTGCTCAGCTATCTCGGACCGGCGGCGGCGCTGGCGATGACAGGCTCGTTTATCGTCGAGCGCGTGTTCAACGTGCCGGGCATGGGCCAGCACTTCGTCAACGGCGTGCAGAACAAGGACCTGTTCCTGATCATCGGCGTCGTGCTCGTCTTCGCGACCATGCTGGTGCTGTTCAACCTGGCCGTCGACGTGCTGTATCGCTGGGTCGATCCGAGGATCGCATAG
- a CDS encoding ion transporter has product MEPTVQYVGEAAPGSLVHRLRQIAEAGWFHAIVVGVILVAAINVGLETYPQIMERVGPLLLGLDKLIIGIFMAELVIRIGAHWPRPWRFFLSGWNVFDFVIVAVCLLPLGGPYAAVLRLARVLRVLRLVTVVPRLRVLVIALLHAIPSIIYVTLLLVLLFYVYAVMGTVLFGKNDPVHFGTLQDSMFSLLRTVTLEDWTDLYYIQSYGSDVYRPPGIDRYPHAQPQAMPVVAAVYFVSFVIIGTMIVLNLFIGVVISSMTEAQAENARVMLEQRGEGDDMGAQLAAMERRMQEMAHQTSVLRSAVERENGPANGSR; this is encoded by the coding sequence ATGGAACCAACCGTCCAGTACGTGGGCGAGGCCGCGCCGGGCTCGCTGGTGCATCGCCTCAGGCAGATCGCCGAGGCCGGGTGGTTCCACGCGATCGTGGTCGGCGTCATCCTGGTGGCGGCGATCAACGTTGGGCTCGAGACCTATCCGCAGATCATGGAGCGCGTCGGCCCCCTGCTGCTCGGGCTCGACAAGCTGATCATCGGCATTTTTATGGCCGAGTTGGTGATCCGCATCGGGGCGCACTGGCCGCGGCCCTGGCGGTTCTTCCTGAGCGGGTGGAACGTCTTTGACTTTGTCATCGTGGCCGTCTGCCTCTTGCCGCTGGGCGGGCCGTACGCCGCGGTCTTGCGGCTGGCCCGAGTGCTGCGCGTGCTGCGGCTGGTGACGGTGGTGCCGAGGCTGCGGGTGCTGGTCATCGCGCTGCTGCACGCAATCCCGTCGATCATCTACGTCACGCTGCTACTGGTGCTGCTGTTCTACGTGTACGCCGTGATGGGGACGGTGCTGTTCGGCAAGAACGATCCCGTGCACTTCGGTACGCTGCAGGACAGCATGTTCAGCCTCTTGCGGACGGTGACGCTCGAGGACTGGACCGACCTGTACTACATCCAGAGCTACGGCTCGGACGTCTACCGGCCGCCGGGCATTGATCGCTATCCGCACGCGCAGCCGCAGGCCATGCCGGTCGTGGCGGCGGTCTACTTCGTGAGCTTCGTCATCATTGGCACGATGATCGTGCTGAACCTCTTCATCGGTGTGGTCATTAGCTCGATGACGGAGGCCCAGGCCGAGAACGCCCGCGTCATGCTGGAGCAACGCGGCGAGGGCGACGACATGGGGGCCCAACTGGCCGCGATGGAGCGACGCATGCAGGAGATGGCCCATCAGACGTCCGTGCTGCGATCTGCCGTCGAGCGCGAGAACGGCCCGGCCAACGGATCGCGTTGA